From one Streptomyces chromofuscus genomic stretch:
- the ectB gene encoding diaminobutyrate--2-oxoglutarate transaminase — protein sequence MTITQPDLSVFETLESEVRSYCRGWPTVFDRARGSRMYDEDGHEYLDFFAGAGSLNYGHNNPVLKRALLDYLERDGVTHGLDMSTTAKRAFLQTFQDLVLRPRDLPYKVMFPGPTGTNAVESALKLARKVKGREAIVSFTNAFHGMSLGSLAVTGNAFKRAGAGIPLVHGTPMPFDNYFDGKVPDFLWFERLLEDQGSGLNKPAAVIVETVQGEGGINVARPEWLRALADLCERQDMLLIVDDIQMGCGRTGAFFSFEEAGVVPDIVTVSKSISGYGLPMSLCLFKPELDVWEPGEHNGTFRGNNPAFVTATAALETYWTDGSAMEKQTRSRGEQVEQALIAITEENLADVKEYRGRGLVWGMEFHDKARAERVARRAFELGLLIETSGPESEVVKLLPALTITPEELDEGLRVLARAVRETSPLVTV from the coding sequence GTGACCATCACCCAGCCCGACCTCAGCGTCTTCGAAACCCTGGAGTCCGAGGTGCGCAGCTACTGCCGCGGCTGGCCCACCGTCTTCGACCGTGCGCGCGGCAGCCGGATGTACGACGAGGACGGCCACGAGTACCTCGACTTCTTCGCCGGCGCCGGCTCGCTCAACTACGGACACAACAACCCCGTGCTGAAACGGGCCCTGCTCGACTATCTGGAGCGGGACGGCGTCACCCACGGTCTCGACATGTCGACCACCGCCAAACGCGCCTTCCTGCAGACCTTCCAGGACCTGGTGCTGCGGCCGCGCGACCTGCCGTACAAGGTCATGTTCCCGGGACCGACGGGCACCAACGCCGTGGAGTCCGCGCTGAAGCTGGCGCGGAAGGTGAAGGGACGGGAGGCGATCGTGTCGTTCACCAACGCCTTCCACGGCATGTCCCTGGGGTCCCTCGCCGTGACCGGCAACGCCTTCAAGCGAGCCGGTGCCGGTATCCCGCTGGTGCACGGCACGCCGATGCCGTTCGACAACTACTTCGACGGCAAGGTCCCGGACTTCCTGTGGTTCGAGCGCCTGCTGGAAGACCAGGGTTCCGGCCTGAACAAGCCCGCCGCCGTGATCGTCGAGACGGTGCAGGGCGAGGGCGGCATCAACGTGGCCCGCCCCGAGTGGCTGCGCGCGCTGGCCGATCTGTGCGAGCGCCAGGACATGCTGCTGATCGTCGACGACATCCAGATGGGCTGCGGCCGTACCGGCGCCTTCTTCTCGTTCGAGGAGGCCGGTGTCGTCCCCGACATCGTGACGGTGTCGAAGTCCATCAGCGGGTACGGGCTGCCCATGTCGCTGTGCCTGTTCAAGCCCGAGCTGGACGTGTGGGAGCCGGGCGAGCACAACGGCACGTTCCGGGGCAACAACCCGGCGTTCGTCACCGCGACGGCCGCGCTGGAGACGTACTGGACGGACGGCTCGGCGATGGAGAAGCAGACCCGCAGCCGCGGTGAGCAGGTCGAGCAGGCACTGATCGCCATCACCGAGGAGAACCTGGCCGACGTGAAGGAGTACCGGGGCCGCGGCCTGGTCTGGGGCATGGAGTTCCACGACAAGGCGCGGGCCGAGCGGGTCGCCCGACGCGCCTTCGAACTGGGCCTGCTCATCGAGACGTCCGGCCCGGAGAGCGAGGTCGTCAAGCTGCTGCCCGCGCTGACCATCACCCCCGAGGAGCTGGACGAGGGCCTACGCGTCCTCGCCCGCGCGGTCCGGGAGACCTCCCCGCTCGTGACCGTCTGA
- a CDS encoding amino acid ABC transporter permease, with protein sequence MTDASKAGVQPRKKGLTRRQKRSLSRGAQYVVFVGALIALAVGADWDRLANQFAQGDIARQMFPDVITLALKNTVLYTVSGFAVGLVLGMVLALMRLSSVGPYRWVAGVYIEIFRGLPALLIFIFIGVAVPLAFPGVEIPGGTYGKVALALGLVAAAYMAETFRAGIQAVPKGQMEAARSLGFSPARAMVSIILPQAFRIILPPLTNELVLLFKDSSLVLFLGVTLAERELSKFGRDLASQTANSTPILVAGLCYLLVTVPLGFVVRRMEAKAQEAVK encoded by the coding sequence ATGACCGACGCCTCCAAGGCCGGGGTCCAGCCCCGGAAGAAGGGGCTGACGCGGCGCCAGAAGCGCAGCCTGTCCCGGGGGGCCCAGTACGTCGTCTTCGTCGGCGCCCTGATCGCACTCGCGGTCGGCGCCGACTGGGACCGGCTGGCCAACCAGTTCGCCCAGGGCGACATCGCCCGGCAGATGTTCCCCGACGTCATCACGCTGGCGCTGAAGAACACGGTGCTCTACACCGTCTCCGGCTTCGCCGTCGGCCTGGTGCTCGGCATGGTCCTCGCGCTGATGCGGCTGTCGTCCGTCGGCCCCTACCGCTGGGTCGCGGGCGTCTACATCGAGATCTTCCGCGGCCTGCCCGCCCTGCTGATCTTCATCTTCATCGGCGTGGCCGTGCCGCTCGCCTTCCCGGGCGTGGAGATCCCCGGCGGCACCTACGGCAAGGTCGCCCTCGCGCTCGGCCTCGTGGCGGCGGCGTACATGGCGGAGACGTTCCGCGCGGGCATCCAGGCGGTGCCCAAGGGGCAGATGGAGGCCGCCCGTTCGCTGGGCTTCTCACCGGCCCGCGCGATGGTCTCGATCATCCTCCCGCAGGCCTTCCGGATCATCCTGCCGCCGCTCACCAACGAACTCGTCCTGCTGTTCAAGGACTCCTCGCTGGTGCTCTTCCTCGGTGTCACCCTGGCGGAGCGGGAGCTGTCCAAGTTCGGCCGTGACCTGGCCAGCCAGACCGCCAACTCCACGCCGATCCTGGTCGCCGGCCTGTGCTACCTGCTGGTGACGGTCCCGCTCGGCTTCGTCGTACGCCGCATGGAGGCGAAGGCCCAGGAGGCCGTGAAATGA
- a CDS encoding pyridoxal-phosphate-dependent aminotransferase family protein, giving the protein MTHPFLDLPPLSAAHFASIEDRVARLLDTRQDVVIMQGEALLPLEGAIRATAGPGTVALNVITGPYGQTFGDWLRDCGATVHDLAVPFHTAVTAAQIRQAFAEHPGIDFVSLVHAEAATGNTNPVAEIGAAVREQGALFYLDAVASVGAEPVLPDAWGVDLCVIGAQKAMGGPAGVSAVSVSERAWARMAANPRAPRRSYLSLLDWKERWVDAGRKALLHAPAQLEMLALEACVERIEAEGLRTVMSRHASAAAATRAGALALGGGLEPYVHEASEAAPVATTLRAPAGVVASELVARALATDPALPLAAGGGALAGEMIRVNHYGPDATPGAVQASLAALGAALSEKGLTVDLEAGRGAAERAWR; this is encoded by the coding sequence GTGACCCACCCCTTCCTGGACCTGCCCCCGCTGAGCGCCGCGCACTTCGCCTCGATCGAGGACCGGGTGGCCCGGCTGCTGGACACCCGGCAGGACGTCGTGATCATGCAGGGCGAGGCGCTGCTGCCACTGGAGGGCGCGATCCGCGCCACGGCGGGTCCGGGAACGGTGGCGCTGAACGTGATCACGGGTCCGTACGGGCAGACCTTCGGCGACTGGCTGCGGGACTGCGGGGCCACGGTGCACGACCTCGCGGTGCCGTTCCACACCGCGGTCACGGCGGCGCAGATCCGGCAGGCCTTCGCCGAGCACCCGGGGATCGACTTCGTGTCGCTGGTGCACGCGGAGGCGGCGACCGGCAACACCAACCCGGTCGCGGAGATCGGTGCGGCGGTACGGGAGCAGGGTGCGCTGTTCTACCTCGACGCCGTCGCCTCCGTGGGCGCCGAGCCGGTGCTGCCCGACGCGTGGGGCGTGGACCTGTGCGTGATCGGGGCGCAGAAGGCGATGGGCGGGCCCGCCGGGGTGTCGGCGGTGTCGGTGAGCGAGCGGGCGTGGGCCCGGATGGCGGCGAACCCGCGGGCGCCGCGCCGCTCGTACCTGTCGCTGCTGGACTGGAAGGAGCGCTGGGTCGACGCCGGCCGCAAGGCGCTGCTGCACGCGCCCGCCCAGTTGGAGATGCTGGCCCTCGAGGCGTGCGTCGAGCGCATCGAGGCGGAGGGGCTGCGGACGGTGATGTCCCGCCACGCGTCCGCGGCGGCGGCGACCCGCGCGGGGGCGCTCGCGCTGGGCGGGGGCCTGGAGCCGTACGTCCACGAGGCCTCGGAGGCGGCGCCGGTGGCGACGACCCTGCGGGCCCCGGCCGGCGTCGTGGCCTCCGAGCTGGTCGCCCGTGCCCTGGCCACCGATCCCGCGCTGCCGCTGGCCGCGGGCGGTGGGGCGTTGGCCGGGGAGATGATCCGCGTCAACCACTACGGCCCTGACGCGACGCCGGGCGCGGTCCAGGCGAGCCTGGCGGCGCTGGGGGCGGCCCTGTCGGAGAAGGGGCTGACGGTGGACCTGGAAGCGGGACGCGGGGCGGCGGAGCGGGCCTGGCGCTGA
- a CDS encoding amino acid ABC transporter ATP-binding protein: protein MSRPEIQIRDLHKSFGDNHVLRGIDLEIGQGEVVCVIGPSGSGKSTLLRCVNLLEEPTKGQVLVGGTEVTDPDVDIDAVRRRIGMVFQHFNLFPHLTVTENLTLPQRRVLRRDKARAAQVAAENLRRVGLAEKANAYPSSLSGGQQQRVAIARALAMGPEVMLFDEPTSALDPELVGDVLAVMRMLAQEGMTMMVVTHEMTFAREVADRVVFMDGGVIVEDGTPEQVIANPRHERTRHFLSRLLDPAMADVEENNAG, encoded by the coding sequence ATGAGCCGACCCGAGATCCAGATCCGCGACCTGCACAAGTCCTTCGGCGACAACCACGTCCTGCGCGGCATCGACCTGGAGATCGGCCAGGGCGAGGTCGTCTGCGTCATCGGCCCCTCCGGCTCCGGCAAGTCGACGCTGCTGCGCTGCGTGAACCTGCTGGAGGAGCCGACCAAGGGGCAGGTCCTCGTCGGCGGCACCGAGGTCACCGACCCCGACGTCGACATCGACGCCGTACGCCGCCGCATCGGCATGGTCTTCCAGCATTTCAACCTCTTCCCGCACCTCACGGTGACCGAGAACCTCACGCTGCCGCAGCGCCGCGTGCTGCGGCGGGACAAGGCGCGGGCCGCGCAGGTGGCCGCGGAGAACCTGCGGCGGGTGGGCCTCGCCGAGAAGGCGAACGCGTACCCCTCGTCACTCTCCGGCGGTCAGCAGCAGCGCGTCGCCATCGCCCGCGCCCTGGCGATGGGCCCGGAGGTCATGCTGTTCGACGAGCCGACCTCCGCCCTCGACCCGGAGCTGGTCGGGGACGTCCTGGCCGTCATGCGCATGCTCGCCCAGGAGGGCATGACGATGATGGTCGTCACCCACGAGATGACGTTCGCGCGCGAGGTGGCCGACCGCGTCGTCTTCATGGACGGGGGCGTGATCGTCGAGGACGGCACGCCCGAGCAGGTGATCGCCAACCCGCGGCACGAGCGCACGCGCCACTTCCTGTCCCGGCTCCTCGATCCGGCCATGGCGGACGTGGAGGAGAACAACGCCGGTTGA
- a CDS encoding amidohydrolase family protein, giving the protein MSEVLHVKGRVLVGPEDVRDELWLIDGRISHDRPVGAHDVQTLHGWALPGLVDAHCHVGLDAHGAVPRDVAEKQALTDRDAGTLLIRDAGSPSDTRWVDDREDLPKIIRAGRHIARTRRYIRNYAHEIEPEELVAHVAREARRGDGWVKLVGDWIDRDLGDLSACWPRDAVEAAIAEAHRLGARVTAHCFAEDSLRDLVEAGIDCVEHATGLTDDLIPLFAARGVAIVPTLVNIATFPQLAAGGEARFPRWSAHMRRLHERRYDTVRNAHDAGIAVYVGTDAGGSLAHGLAAAEVAELVTAGIPPLEALSAATWAARTWLGRPGLDEGAPADLVVYGNDPRADVRALAAPRAVVLNGRVVG; this is encoded by the coding sequence ATGAGCGAAGTGCTGCACGTGAAGGGCCGCGTCCTCGTGGGCCCCGAGGACGTCCGCGACGAACTGTGGCTGATCGACGGACGGATCTCCCACGACCGCCCCGTGGGCGCCCACGACGTGCAGACCCTCCACGGCTGGGCCCTCCCCGGCCTGGTCGACGCGCACTGCCACGTGGGCCTCGACGCGCACGGCGCGGTCCCACGGGACGTCGCGGAGAAACAGGCCCTCACCGACCGCGACGCCGGCACCCTGCTGATCCGCGACGCGGGCTCGCCCTCGGACACCCGCTGGGTCGACGACCGCGAGGACCTGCCGAAGATCATCCGTGCCGGACGCCACATCGCCCGCACCCGCCGCTACATCCGCAACTACGCCCACGAGATCGAGCCGGAGGAGCTGGTCGCCCACGTCGCCCGGGAGGCCCGCCGCGGCGACGGCTGGGTCAAGCTGGTCGGCGACTGGATCGACCGGGACCTCGGCGATCTGTCGGCCTGCTGGCCCAGGGACGCGGTCGAGGCGGCGATCGCCGAGGCCCACCGCCTGGGCGCCCGCGTGACCGCGCACTGCTTCGCCGAGGACTCCCTGAGGGACCTGGTCGAGGCGGGCATCGACTGCGTCGAGCACGCCACCGGCCTCACGGACGACCTGATCCCCCTCTTCGCCGCGCGCGGCGTCGCGATCGTCCCGACCCTGGTGAACATCGCCACCTTCCCGCAGCTGGCCGCCGGCGGCGAGGCCAGGTTCCCCCGCTGGTCGGCCCATATGCGCCGGCTCCACGAACGCCGCTACGACACCGTCCGCAACGCCCACGACGCGGGGATCGCGGTGTACGTCGGCACGGACGCGGGCGGCTCGCTGGCGCACGGTCTGGCGGCGGCCGAGGTGGCGGAACTGGTCACCGCCGGCATCCCGCCGCTCGAGGCCCTGTCGGCGGCGACCTGGGCGGCCCGCACGTGGCTGGGGCGCCCCGGCCTCGACGAGGGCGCACCGGCCGACCTGGTGGTGTACGGGAACGACCCACGGGCGGACGTACGGGCACTCGCGGCGCCGCGGGCGGTGGTGCTGAACGGGCGCGTCGTCGGCTGA
- a CDS encoding transporter substrate-binding domain-containing protein: protein MNTVLGRRARILAATTATAGLVLVAGCSSDGDGGSAAKTAAGGVELVKAGQLTTCTHLPYPPFQSEIDGKVQGFDVALVDLVAEDLGVKQQILDTPFENFKTGAFLNSGECDLAAAGMTITEERKKNVDFSDPYFEATQAVLVDKNSGITSFDGLKGKKVGAQAQTTGEDYAKSQGLDPVSFESSDAVLNGLRTGQVEAVVIDYPVVQGWLKDKANAAAFQVAEQVNTGEQYGITVKKGNSELLAAVNKALADAKADGTYKKLYEQWIGPYEESAASPSPTAS from the coding sequence GTGAACACGGTCCTCGGGCGCCGGGCCCGCATACTGGCCGCCACCACCGCGACGGCCGGGCTGGTGCTGGTCGCCGGCTGCTCGTCGGACGGCGACGGCGGCAGCGCTGCGAAGACCGCCGCCGGCGGGGTCGAACTCGTCAAGGCCGGTCAGCTCACCACCTGCACCCACCTGCCCTACCCGCCCTTCCAGTCGGAGATCGACGGCAAGGTGCAGGGCTTCGACGTCGCCCTCGTCGACCTGGTCGCCGAGGACCTCGGGGTCAAACAGCAGATCCTCGACACGCCGTTCGAGAACTTCAAGACCGGCGCGTTCCTCAACTCCGGCGAGTGCGACCTGGCCGCCGCCGGCATGACCATCACCGAGGAGCGCAAGAAGAACGTCGACTTCTCCGACCCGTACTTCGAGGCCACCCAGGCCGTGCTGGTCGACAAGAACAGCGGCATCACGTCGTTCGACGGCCTCAAGGGCAAGAAGGTCGGCGCCCAGGCGCAGACCACCGGCGAGGACTACGCCAAGAGCCAGGGCCTCGACCCGGTCTCCTTCGAGTCCTCCGACGCCGTGCTCAACGGCCTGCGCACCGGCCAGGTCGAGGCCGTCGTCATCGACTACCCGGTCGTGCAGGGCTGGCTGAAGGACAAGGCCAACGCGGCCGCGTTCCAGGTCGCCGAGCAGGTCAACACCGGTGAGCAGTACGGCATCACGGTGAAGAAGGGCAACAGCGAGCTCCTCGCGGCCGTCAACAAGGCGCTCGCCGACGCCAAGGCCGACGGCACCTACAAGAAGCTGTACGAGCAGTGGATCGGCCCGTACGAGGAGTCCGCCGCCTCCCCGTCGCCCACCGCCTCATGA
- the ectA gene encoding diaminobutyrate acetyltransferase encodes MTAAQADLRIDRPKVADGAAFWRIAKESGTLDLNSAYSYLLWCRDFAGTSAVARTADGEAVGFVTGFLRPDRPGTLLVWQVAVDPAHRGRGLAARMLDGLTARLAAEHGLTSVETTITPGNTASERLFTSYAARHGARVEREVLFGTDLFPDGPHDPEVLYRIGPLTHPPRTTD; translated from the coding sequence ATGACTGCCGCTCAAGCAGACCTGCGCATAGACCGCCCGAAGGTGGCCGACGGAGCCGCTTTCTGGCGGATCGCCAAGGAATCGGGAACTCTCGACCTCAACTCCGCGTACAGCTATCTGCTCTGGTGCCGTGACTTCGCCGGCACGTCGGCCGTTGCACGGACGGCCGACGGCGAGGCCGTCGGGTTCGTCACCGGGTTTCTGCGGCCGGACCGCCCGGGGACCCTGCTCGTCTGGCAGGTGGCCGTCGACCCCGCGCACCGCGGACGCGGGCTGGCGGCACGCATGCTCGACGGGCTGACGGCCCGGCTCGCCGCCGAGCACGGACTGACCTCCGTCGAGACCACGATCACACCGGGCAACACCGCCTCCGAGCGGCTGTTCACCTCGTACGCCGCCCGCCACGGGGCCCGCGTCGAGCGAGAGGTGCTGTTCGGCACGGACCTGTTCCCGGACGGCCCCCACGACCCCGAGGTCCTCTACCGCATCGGCCCGCTGACCCACCCGCCCCGGACGACGGACTGA
- a CDS encoding DinB family protein has translation MTSHPSDSRPVLPDGREVPYMTGDERAMLESWLDFHRSTLELKCRGLDDVQVRLASAEPSSLTLLGLVQHLAEVERNWFQRVFAGLDVPPVHEDETGYALHPDRGLDEALTIWHREIARGREICAGRSLDDTGRLVDGPVAGMEVSLRWVLIHLIEEYARHNGHADILRERIDGVTGT, from the coding sequence ATGACTTCGCATCCTTCCGACAGTCGTCCGGTGCTTCCCGACGGGCGTGAAGTGCCGTACATGACCGGCGACGAGCGGGCCATGCTGGAGAGCTGGCTCGACTTCCACCGCTCCACGCTGGAGTTGAAGTGCCGCGGGCTGGACGACGTCCAGGTGCGCCTCGCCTCGGCCGAACCGTCGTCGCTCACCCTGCTCGGGCTCGTGCAGCACCTTGCGGAGGTCGAGCGGAACTGGTTCCAGCGGGTGTTCGCCGGCCTCGACGTGCCGCCGGTGCACGAGGACGAGACCGGCTACGCCCTGCACCCGGACCGCGGCCTGGACGAGGCGCTCACGATCTGGCACCGGGAGATCGCGCGTGGCCGGGAGATCTGCGCCGGGCGGTCGCTGGACGACACCGGACGCCTCGTCGACGGCCCGGTGGCCGGCATGGAGGTGAGTCTGCGCTGGGTGCTCATCCATCTGATCGAGGAGTACGCCCGGCACAACGGTCACGCCGACATCCTCCGCGAGCGTATCGACGGTGTGACCGGAACCTGA